In Halorhabdus rudnickae, the following proteins share a genomic window:
- a CDS encoding ABC transporter permease produces the protein MNYVLKRLGQSVLTVFVVVSFSFALIRLLPGGPMDYLRAKIIEQGGSDLSQEAINMRIEAQTGITADKPIHVQYIDYMTGLLQGDFGRSVWFGDPVASIIGPAVPWTIFLTGTALFLGFIVGISLGAFMAYTEGSRFDVGATGVGLFLNSTPNYVVALLGLTFLGYQLELFPTGGRYASELTVGFNLPFILSVLHHGALPILSMAIVAFGGWALNMRGNSIRILGEDFLRVARLRGLTTRRIAIRYVARNAILPMYTGLMIAIGTAFGGAIIIENIFAYPGVGFYMIQSINSRDYPLMMGAFILITVAMVIGITVADLTYGWIDPRARGGGSRESY, from the coding sequence ATGAATTACGTACTCAAACGCCTCGGCCAATCCGTCCTTACGGTCTTCGTCGTGGTGTCGTTCAGTTTCGCCTTGATCAGACTCCTGCCCGGGGGACCAATGGACTACCTGCGCGCCAAGATCATCGAACAGGGCGGCAGCGACCTCTCCCAGGAGGCCATCAACATGCGGATCGAGGCCCAGACGGGGATCACCGCGGACAAACCGATACACGTCCAGTACATCGATTATATGACGGGGCTGCTCCAGGGCGACTTCGGCCGCTCGGTCTGGTTCGGCGACCCCGTTGCCAGCATCATCGGTCCGGCCGTCCCGTGGACCATCTTCCTGACGGGAACAGCGCTGTTCTTGGGGTTTATTGTCGGGATCTCGCTGGGCGCCTTCATGGCGTATACGGAAGGGTCGCGGTTCGATGTCGGTGCGACCGGCGTCGGCCTGTTTCTGAACTCGACGCCCAACTACGTCGTCGCCTTGCTGGGACTGACGTTCCTGGGCTACCAGCTGGAACTGTTCCCGACCGGCGGGCGCTACGCTTCGGAGCTCACCGTGGGGTTCAATCTCCCGTTCATCCTGAGTGTACTCCATCACGGTGCCCTGCCGATCCTTTCGATGGCGATCGTCGCCTTCGGTGGGTGGGCACTGAACATGCGGGGCAACTCCATCCGGATCCTCGGGGAGGACTTCCTCCGTGTGGCCCGGCTCCGGGGACTCACGACCCGCCGGATCGCGATCCGCTACGTCGCCCGCAACGCTATTCTGCCGATGTACACCGGCCTGATGATCGCCATCGGGACCGCCTTCGGCGGTGCAATCATCATCGAGAACATCTTCGCCTACCCCGGGGTCGGTTTCTACATGATCCAGTCGATCAACTCCCGGGATTACCCGCTGATGATGGGCGCGTTCATCCTCATCACCGTGGCGATGGTCATCGGCATCACCGTCGCCGACCTGACCTACGGCTGGATCGACCCGCGGGCCAGAGGAGGTGGTTCGCGTGAGTCCTACTGA
- a CDS encoding ABC transporter permease: protein MSPTDDEPTATSGSPRSDGAADDPLVDAVGGDATLPADAPDRSPITGHDRRRRAATDGGAPVSEFEQTAGFTMSKGERRRQWLDEKLFAPARIVWSDWRARTGLIVVTFYLLMGIVGPHVVAEPTQNQGPRLLGAFRILEHPLGTTASGVDLLSQTVHATPAMLLMLSSGAVFSVILGTAIGTVSGYKGGRFDSIAMTINDMAMTIPGLPLTIVLASVLQIEGHPIVIGILITINAWAGLARAIRSQVLTLRESEYVEASRIMGISTPKIVLGDIVPNLMPYITMNFVQQARAVIFGSVGLYFLGVLPYTSTNWGVMMDAAVHRAGATSSLLAIHWLLVPMFTVIGLALGLTLLAQGADRIFNPRVRARHAETIEGDGDDGDGDPGGGSSSSDALGIGQQDQGVGMS, encoded by the coding sequence GTGAGTCCTACTGACGACGAACCGACTGCAACTTCCGGGAGCCCACGCTCGGACGGGGCGGCCGACGACCCGCTCGTCGACGCCGTCGGCGGCGACGCGACGCTTCCGGCCGACGCCCCGGATCGGTCGCCGATCACTGGCCACGACCGTCGTAGACGGGCCGCGACTGACGGCGGCGCGCCGGTATCGGAGTTTGAGCAGACGGCCGGGTTCACGATGAGTAAGGGCGAACGGCGCCGGCAGTGGCTCGACGAGAAGCTCTTCGCCCCGGCCCGTATCGTCTGGAGCGACTGGCGAGCGCGTACGGGTCTGATCGTCGTTACCTTCTACCTGCTGATGGGGATCGTCGGTCCGCACGTCGTCGCCGAACCGACCCAGAACCAGGGGCCGCGGCTCCTGGGTGCGTTCCGGATACTCGAGCACCCGCTCGGGACGACCGCCTCGGGCGTGGACCTGCTCTCACAGACGGTCCACGCGACGCCGGCAATGCTGTTGATGCTCTCTTCGGGTGCCGTCTTCTCGGTCATCCTCGGCACAGCGATCGGCACCGTGAGCGGCTACAAGGGTGGCCGCTTCGACAGTATCGCGATGACGATCAACGACATGGCGATGACGATCCCGGGGCTCCCGCTGACGATCGTGCTGGCGTCGGTCCTGCAGATCGAGGGCCATCCTATCGTCATCGGGATCCTCATCACCATCAACGCCTGGGCCGGCCTGGCGCGGGCGATCCGTTCGCAGGTGTTGACTCTGCGGGAGTCCGAGTACGTCGAGGCCTCCCGGATCATGGGGATCTCCACGCCGAAGATCGTCCTCGGGGATATCGTTCCAAACCTGATGCCGTACATCACGATGAACTTCGTCCAGCAGGCCCGGGCCGTGATCTTCGGCTCGGTCGGGCTGTACTTCCTGGGGGTGTTGCCCTACACCAGCACGAACTGGGGCGTCATGATGGACGCCGCCGTCCACCGTGCCGGGGCGACCTCCTCGCTGCTCGCCATCCACTGGCTGTTGGTCCCGATGTTCACCGTCATCGGACTCGCACTGGGACTGACGCTACTCGCCCAGGGCGCCGATCGCATCTTCAACCCCCGCGTTCGGGCGCGACACGCCGAGACGATCGAGGGCGATGGTGACGACGGCGACGGCGATCCCGGTGGCGGTTCCTCGTCATCGGACGCGCTTGGGATTGGACAACAGGATCAGGGAGTTGGCATGTCATGA
- a CDS encoding ABC transporter ATP-binding protein, with product MIEEQTAMAGESNDPIIEARNVSVTYDLENQDAMVLDDVDVDLRREEVLGVVGESGSGKSMLANSMMNAVQQPGITTGEIRYYPEPDADPVHVLELDDEELRSLRWEEISMVFQGALSSFNPTLTIGGHFEETLKAHDYDVEEGMERARQLLSDLYLEPDRVLQSYAHELSGGMSQRALIALSLVLEPKVLLMDEPTGALDLLMQRSILSLLEDLKEKYDLTLLFITHDLPLVAGVADRLAILYAFELAEVGPSEQVVRQSRHPYTRALLKAVPNLDAPLETMKPIGGTAPNPAHVPDGCHYAPRCPLATEECHTQDPPWYDVADDQRSACFHYDEAADTVPFDVTETGLAELAEQEDTPADGWTMDEDDDVVMSLDDVSVHFEQNEGLISSMFGESQPVRAVDDVTLDIRENDVIALVGESGCGKTTLGKTVIGVQRPTHGSVSYRGQDVWDAKDGRGDVEIPHDEIRRTLQIIHQDPGSALNPNKKVLTSLEAPLKKWEPDMSVEDRRARIFGLLDRVGMQPPQDYAHRFPHQLSGGEQQRVALVRALLMNPDVILADEAVSALDVSLRVETMDLLLELQAEFNTSFVFISHTLSNARYLAEKADGRIGIMYLGEIVEIGPPEEVLGDPQHPYTKVLRWATADLDPSAQEIEDPPVRSIDIPDPVDPPEGCRFHTRCPEAREICKREEPALDNDESVRDTRAAACFRTDEDHDYWDSEPLPIEEPSAEAEPATAEVDD from the coding sequence ATGATCGAAGAGCAAACTGCGATGGCCGGCGAATCGAACGATCCGATCATCGAAGCGCGTAACGTCAGCGTCACGTACGACCTCGAAAACCAAGACGCGATGGTGCTCGACGACGTAGACGTCGACCTTCGCCGGGAGGAGGTACTGGGCGTCGTCGGCGAGTCCGGCTCGGGCAAGTCGATGCTCGCAAACAGCATGATGAACGCCGTCCAGCAGCCCGGGATCACCACCGGCGAGATTCGCTACTATCCGGAACCGGACGCTGACCCGGTCCACGTCCTGGAGTTGGACGACGAGGAACTGCGTTCGCTGCGCTGGGAAGAGATCTCGATGGTGTTCCAGGGCGCGCTGTCGTCGTTCAATCCGACGCTGACGATCGGTGGGCACTTCGAGGAGACCCTGAAAGCCCACGATTACGATGTCGAGGAAGGGATGGAACGGGCCCGGCAGCTCCTTTCGGACCTTTACCTCGAACCCGACCGCGTCCTCCAATCGTACGCCCACGAATTGAGCGGCGGGATGAGCCAGCGGGCACTGATCGCGCTGTCGCTGGTCCTCGAACCGAAGGTCCTGCTCATGGACGAGCCGACTGGGGCGCTGGACCTCCTGATGCAGCGATCGATCCTGAGTCTCCTCGAAGACCTCAAGGAGAAATACGATCTCACCCTGCTGTTCATCACGCACGACCTTCCGCTGGTCGCGGGCGTGGCCGACCGGCTGGCGATTCTGTATGCGTTCGAACTCGCCGAGGTTGGCCCTAGCGAGCAGGTTGTCCGGCAGTCCAGACACCCCTATACCCGAGCGTTGCTGAAGGCGGTCCCGAACCTGGACGCGCCACTAGAGACGATGAAACCAATCGGCGGGACGGCGCCGAATCCGGCCCACGTCCCGGATGGCTGTCACTACGCGCCGCGGTGTCCGCTGGCGACCGAAGAGTGCCACACCCAGGATCCGCCGTGGTACGATGTCGCCGACGACCAGCGATCGGCGTGCTTCCACTACGACGAGGCCGCCGATACCGTCCCGTTCGACGTGACGGAGACGGGGCTGGCCGAGTTGGCTGAACAAGAGGACACTCCGGCCGACGGTTGGACGATGGACGAGGACGACGACGTCGTCATGTCCCTAGACGACGTCTCAGTCCACTTCGAACAGAACGAGGGGCTGATCAGTTCGATGTTCGGCGAGTCCCAGCCGGTACGTGCAGTCGACGACGTCACTCTGGATATCCGCGAGAACGACGTCATCGCGCTGGTCGGTGAGAGTGGCTGTGGGAAGACGACGCTTGGTAAGACTGTCATCGGCGTCCAGCGACCGACCCACGGCTCGGTCTCCTACCGCGGGCAGGACGTCTGGGACGCCAAGGACGGCCGTGGCGATGTCGAGATTCCCCACGACGAAATCAGGCGGACGTTACAGATCATCCACCAAGATCCGGGATCGGCACTCAACCCGAACAAGAAGGTCTTGACGAGTCTGGAAGCGCCACTCAAAAAGTGGGAACCGGACATGTCGGTCGAGGACCGCCGCGCACGGATCTTCGGGTTGCTCGACCGCGTCGGGATGCAACCCCCCCAGGACTACGCCCATCGGTTCCCCCACCAACTCTCCGGTGGAGAACAACAGCGGGTCGCCCTCGTCCGGGCGCTGTTGATGAACCCGGACGTCATCCTGGCCGACGAGGCTGTCTCGGCGCTGGATGTCTCCCTGCGCGTCGAGACGATGGACCTCCTGCTCGAACTCCAGGCCGAGTTCAACACTTCCTTCGTGTTTATCTCGCATACGCTGTCGAACGCCCGGTATCTTGCGGAGAAGGCCGACGGCCGGATCGGGATCATGTACCTTGGAGAGATCGTCGAGATCGGTCCGCCCGAAGAGGTACTTGGCGATCCCCAACATCCCTATACGAAGGTATTACGCTGGGCGACCGCCGATCTCGATCCGAGTGCCCAAGAGATCGAGGACCCGCCGGTGCGGTCGATCGACATCCCCGACCCGGTCGATCCGCCAGAAGGCTGTCGATTCCACACGCGGTGTCCGGAGGCACGCGAGATCTGCAAACGGGAAGAGCCTGCCCTCGACAACGACGAGTCCGTGCGAGACACCAGAGCGGCGGCCTGTTTCCGGACCGACGAAGACCACGACTACTGGGACAGTGAACCCTTGCCCATCGAGGAACCCAGCGCCGAGGCCGAGCCGGCGACAGCCGAGGTGGACGACTGA
- a CDS encoding TrmB family transcriptional regulator, with product MVQSSSSNETDIRDELSVFGFSETEIDTYLAILAQDATTTRTIAEEADVTQRAVYNIAERLENRGVVQVNEHASPTTIRAFPPAEAIENLSERLESIQPKLEETYNETTTESPEIQVVRSRETAIKHVREAIATAEHEVALTIPVNLFAEFKSELRAAKERDVFVLLLLVDSTDPVPEEFAGLADAVRYWDEQLPVLYTTDDTDAMIGDSTVVTGPHGKEHVVDVSEENLAGSIFSVFIGTYWPSSEVLYETDPDPLPRTFEWFRDATFQATLHEREGLTLHAEVDTDQGEHVSGTVTEVNQQFLEPRNGSFPLQNSIVIETDRGSVSLGGPGAFLEDYEIESITLSTER from the coding sequence ATGGTTCAATCGTCATCATCGAACGAGACTGATATCCGAGATGAGCTTTCGGTCTTCGGGTTCTCCGAGACGGAGATCGATACGTATCTCGCGATCCTTGCCCAGGATGCGACGACGACCCGGACGATCGCCGAAGAGGCGGACGTCACCCAGCGGGCGGTCTACAACATCGCCGAGCGACTCGAGAACCGTGGGGTGGTCCAGGTCAACGAGCACGCTTCTCCGACCACGATCCGGGCATTCCCGCCCGCCGAAGCGATCGAGAACCTCTCTGAACGGCTCGAATCGATCCAACCCAAACTCGAGGAGACGTACAACGAAACGACGACCGAGTCCCCGGAGATTCAGGTCGTCAGGTCCCGTGAAACGGCGATCAAACACGTCCGTGAGGCGATCGCTACCGCCGAACACGAGGTCGCTCTCACTATCCCCGTAAACCTCTTCGCCGAGTTCAAATCCGAGTTGCGGGCCGCCAAAGAACGCGACGTATTCGTCCTCCTGTTGCTCGTCGACTCCACTGATCCCGTTCCCGAGGAGTTTGCCGGCCTCGCCGACGCCGTCCGATACTGGGACGAACAGCTCCCGGTATTGTACACGACCGACGACACCGACGCGATGATCGGCGATTCGACCGTCGTTACCGGGCCACACGGCAAGGAACACGTCGTTGACGTTTCGGAGGAGAATCTCGCTGGATCCATATTCAGCGTCTTCATCGGCACGTACTGGCCCTCCTCGGAGGTCCTCTACGAGACGGACCCGGATCCACTGCCTCGCACGTTCGAGTGGTTTCGGGATGCGACGTTCCAGGCCACGTTACACGAGCGCGAGGGCCTGACGCTCCACGCGGAGGTCGACACTGATCAGGGCGAACACGTCTCGGGGACGGTCACGGAGGTCAATCAGCAGTTCCTCGAACCAAGGAACGGCTCGTTCCCCCTCCAGAACAGCATCGTGATCGAGACAGACCGGGGTTCGGTCAGCCTCGGCGGTCCTGGTGCATTCCTCGAGGACTACGAGATTGAGTCGATCACGCTCTCGACAGAGCGTTGA
- a CDS encoding glycoside hydrolase family 31 protein: MTQRPNDRSDGLADRHVPDFQPVASEAATIHGPNVRITVLTPRVLRLEYDPTETFEDRPSQLVWYRDQPVPDFEVTRDEDRLVVETDTVELEYDHGTEEGFTGETLSVELADGTVWTYGDENEGNLGGALRTVDQVDGAAPLEDGLASREGWAVVDDTDRLVFGEDGWVQPRDAPEGYEDLYFFGDGTDYQARLTDFRSITGEVPMIPRWALGNWWSRYWEYSQTELRGVVEEFQQRDIPLSVAVIDMDWHVVENDYHDGWTGWTWNDEYFPDPAGFVEWLHDNDIRTTLNLHPAEGVHPHEAQYEDFATFMGIDPDSEEPVEFDASDPEFLRGYFDHLIDPMEDEEGIDFWWLDWQQWEESPEMDGLDPLWALNHLHSLDRTRTDKRPFIFSRWPGLGGHRYPIGFSGDAYISWESLRFQPHLTATSANVAYGWWSHDIGGHMGGEGDSREFAELYARWTQFGSLSPINRIHTTKHRFVDKRPWEFDGAISETLEDALTLRHELIPYLYTMAWRDHTESVPLVRPMYYHHPDAQAAYETVHQYYFGSELLAAPHLSERDDETNLARRSVWLPAGEWFDFFTGEYHEGERWLARYGDLDDLPVYAKAGAIVPMDADASGDADTPERLRIVAFPGADNTFELYEDDGTTMAHRDGAFASTELVQTFDGDRLTFEIDGADGDLSALPDEREYELVFRGVTEPASVDIEAPVDYETDYRTDEATLEVTFDPVAIETGLTVDVEAAEESLVDRRDRTSEHIEDLLWSFKTHVTVKESIFEDFEPDGIEWLADYVRPLTTAQLRALAETITGAGVDLLDHDGNERLVVWNPDDAPVSYRFSAWDWSDEPIWGTSESQRGDSPPFTVFDVTDPAVEGEVRLDYDDVFAATAVSSAPDEPEN; this comes from the coding sequence ATGACTCAGAGACCGAACGATCGATCTGACGGATTGGCAGACAGACACGTCCCCGACTTCCAACCGGTTGCCTCCGAGGCCGCGACAATCCACGGACCGAACGTCCGTATCACGGTTCTGACGCCTCGGGTCCTCCGGCTGGAGTACGATCCGACGGAAACTTTCGAGGATCGACCGAGTCAGTTGGTCTGGTATCGCGACCAGCCGGTTCCGGACTTCGAGGTCACCCGAGACGAGGATCGACTCGTCGTCGAGACCGACACAGTGGAACTCGAATACGACCACGGAACCGAGGAGGGCTTCACCGGCGAGACGCTGTCGGTCGAACTCGCTGACGGAACCGTCTGGACGTACGGCGACGAAAACGAGGGCAACCTCGGCGGTGCGTTGCGGACGGTCGACCAGGTCGACGGTGCTGCTCCCCTGGAGGACGGACTCGCCTCCCGAGAGGGCTGGGCCGTCGTCGACGACACCGACCGGCTGGTCTTCGGCGAGGACGGCTGGGTACAACCCCGCGACGCGCCCGAGGGATACGAGGATCTGTATTTCTTCGGCGACGGCACCGATTACCAGGCTCGCCTGACGGACTTCCGGTCGATCACGGGCGAGGTCCCGATGATCCCGCGGTGGGCGCTTGGCAACTGGTGGAGTCGCTACTGGGAGTATTCCCAGACGGAACTCCGCGGCGTCGTCGAGGAGTTCCAACAGCGAGACATTCCGCTGTCGGTCGCCGTGATCGACATGGACTGGCACGTCGTCGAGAACGACTACCACGACGGCTGGACTGGCTGGACCTGGAACGACGAGTACTTCCCCGATCCGGCCGGGTTCGTCGAGTGGCTCCACGACAACGATATCCGGACGACGCTTAACCTCCACCCAGCCGAGGGCGTCCATCCTCACGAGGCCCAGTACGAGGACTTCGCGACGTTCATGGGGATCGATCCGGACAGCGAGGAACCGGTCGAGTTCGACGCGAGCGATCCCGAATTCCTTCGTGGGTACTTCGACCACCTGATCGACCCGATGGAAGACGAGGAGGGCATCGACTTCTGGTGGCTCGACTGGCAGCAGTGGGAGGAGTCCCCGGAGATGGACGGGCTGGACCCGCTATGGGCACTGAACCACCTGCACTCGCTTGACCGGACGCGGACGGACAAGCGTCCGTTCATCTTCTCGCGGTGGCCCGGCCTGGGCGGGCACCGCTATCCGATCGGTTTCTCCGGAGACGCCTACATTAGCTGGGAGTCTCTCCGCTTCCAGCCCCACCTGACGGCCACCTCGGCCAACGTCGCCTACGGCTGGTGGAGTCACGACATCGGCGGGCACATGGGTGGGGAAGGTGATTCCCGGGAGTTCGCTGAACTCTATGCCCGGTGGACCCAGTTCGGTTCGCTCTCGCCGATCAACCGCATCCACACGACGAAACATCGCTTCGTCGATAAGCGCCCCTGGGAATTCGACGGTGCGATCTCCGAAACCCTCGAGGACGCGCTGACGCTACGTCACGAACTGATTCCCTATCTCTACACGATGGCGTGGCGCGATCACACCGAGAGCGTCCCCCTCGTCCGGCCGATGTACTACCACCACCCGGACGCCCAAGCGGCCTACGAGACCGTCCACCAGTACTACTTCGGCAGTGAGTTGCTCGCCGCGCCACACCTCAGTGAGCGCGACGACGAGACGAACCTGGCACGTCGCTCGGTCTGGCTCCCGGCGGGCGAGTGGTTCGACTTCTTTACCGGAGAGTATCATGAGGGCGAACGGTGGCTCGCTCGCTACGGCGACCTCGACGATCTCCCGGTCTACGCCAAGGCGGGCGCGATCGTCCCGATGGACGCCGACGCGAGCGGCGACGCCGACACCCCCGAGCGCCTGCGGATCGTCGCCTTTCCGGGGGCGGACAATACCTTCGAACTCTACGAGGACGACGGGACCACGATGGCCCACCGCGACGGTGCCTTCGCGAGCACCGAACTCGTCCAGACGTTCGACGGCGATCGGCTGACCTTCGAGATCGACGGAGCCGACGGTGATCTCTCGGCCCTCCCGGACGAGCGTGAGTACGAACTCGTGTTCCGCGGAGTCACGGAACCGGCGAGCGTCGACATCGAAGCCCCGGTCGACTATGAGACGGACTACCGAACCGACGAGGCCACACTCGAGGTCACGTTCGATCCCGTCGCGATCGAGACGGGGTTGACGGTCGATGTCGAAGCTGCCGAGGAGTCGCTGGTCGATCGTCGGGATCGGACGAGCGAGCACATCGAGGACCTCCTGTGGTCCTTCAAGACCCACGTCACTGTGAAGGAGTCTATCTTCGAGGACTTCGAACCCGACGGCATCGAATGGCTGGCAGACTACGTCCGACCGCTTACCACTGCCCAGCTGCGGGCGCTCGCCGAGACGATCACCGGGGCCGGCGTCGACTTGCTCGATCACGACGGAAACGAGCGGCTCGTCGTCTGGAATCCCGACGACGCGCCGGTATCCTATCGGTTCAGCGCCTGGGACTGGTCGGACGAACCGATCTGGGGCACGTCCGAGTCCCAGCGTGGAGATTCCCCTCCGTTTACGGTCTTCGACGTCACTGATCCGGCGGTAGAAGGCGAGGTCCGGCTCGATTACGACGACGTGTTTGCAGCCACCGCGGTGAGTTCGGCGCCCGACGAGCCCGAGAACTGA
- a CDS encoding pro-sigmaK processing inhibitor BofA family protein translates to MVTLLEVGILLVVLGAVLGAYWIIKAVKPFIWNAIVGLVVLVLVEMFLGVSVAITPLVVLIVAVGGLPGAILVILLSVLDVAFVPGAMVVLL, encoded by the coding sequence ATGGTAACACTTCTTGAAGTCGGGATACTGCTGGTCGTCCTTGGGGCCGTCCTCGGCGCTTACTGGATCATCAAGGCGGTCAAGCCCTTCATCTGGAACGCGATCGTCGGTCTCGTCGTGCTCGTACTGGTCGAGATGTTCCTCGGAGTGAGTGTAGCGATCACACCACTAGTGGTATTGATCGTCGCCGTCGGTGGCCTGCCAGGTGCGATCCTCGTGATCTTGCTGTCAGTACTGGATGTCGCGTTCGTCCCCGGGGCAATGGTCGTCCTGCTCTAA
- a CDS encoding ferredoxin, giving the protein MHIEFDRDTCIGMFQCVAEYNAFERDEGAGKAVLDGGEESDDGVITLEVPESDELDAKFAARTCPVDAIAVYDDDGEQLVP; this is encoded by the coding sequence ATGCACATCGAATTCGACCGTGACACCTGCATCGGGATGTTCCAGTGCGTCGCCGAGTACAACGCCTTCGAACGCGACGAGGGAGCCGGCAAGGCCGTTCTCGACGGTGGGGAAGAGAGCGACGACGGCGTCATCACGCTGGAGGTCCCCGAAAGCGACGAACTCGACGCGAAGTTCGCCGCACGAACCTGTCCCGTCGACGCAATCGCCGTCTACGACGACGATGGCGAGCAACTGGTTCCGTGA
- a CDS encoding zinc ribbon domain-containing protein, producing the protein MVECPACGAPVGEQHQFCRQCGASLGGEQPGGQQAPAHGQPGAGQSQSSQQGRPAQTPAEGGRQPPAQNARQGEAGSPHGSGTARPPRGGQGSELTRRKLLMYGGVGALALGGGGVLASNVLLGPDCSGPMGSVRCFFHALNKENTERAKELTHSEKRNQFDEMMQGNFQELIDMAMQMYGEEELQSDESGPSINSSIEELTLESGGGDGDETATVVADLSYEIPMVEQSGSYTATVDLRMEDGDWKVWAIDYQFDVFSGMGG; encoded by the coding sequence ATGGTGGAGTGTCCGGCGTGTGGCGCGCCAGTGGGGGAACAGCACCAGTTCTGTCGACAGTGTGGGGCGTCGTTGGGAGGAGAACAGCCTGGCGGACAGCAGGCCCCAGCGCACGGCCAGCCTGGTGCGGGACAGTCCCAGTCCAGTCAACAGGGCCGTCCCGCCCAGACGCCCGCCGAGGGGGGCCGACAACCGCCTGCCCAGAACGCTCGCCAGGGTGAGGCTGGCTCCCCTCACGGGTCCGGGACTGCTCGCCCACCCAGAGGGGGCCAGGGATCCGAGCTTACCCGCCGCAAACTGTTGATGTACGGTGGGGTTGGGGCGCTGGCTCTCGGCGGCGGTGGCGTCCTGGCGAGTAATGTCCTGCTTGGCCCCGATTGTAGCGGACCAATGGGATCCGTCCGGTGTTTCTTTCATGCACTGAACAAGGAGAACACCGAACGGGCGAAGGAGCTGACCCACTCCGAGAAGCGAAACCAGTTCGACGAGATGATGCAGGGGAACTTTCAGGAGTTGATCGATATGGCTATGCAGATGTACGGTGAGGAGGAACTCCAAAGCGACGAGAGCGGCCCGTCGATCAACTCTTCGATCGAGGAACTTACCCTCGAAAGCGGTGGCGGAGACGGCGACGAGACGGCGACCGTCGTTGCGGACCTGTCCTACGAAATCCCGATGGTTGAGCAGAGCGGATCGTATACGGCGACGGTCGACCTTCGAATGGAGGATGGCGACTGGAAGGTCTGGGCGATCGACTACCAGTTCGATGTGTTTTCGGGAATGGGTGGGTAG